One Luteitalea sp. genomic window, GCGTAGACGGCAAGCTCGAATCGGTCCGAGAGCTCGAGCTTCCCGAGGATGGAGGTGAGGTGATTTCGCACGGTGCCTTCGCTGATGAACAACCGCTCGCCAATTGCCGGGTTCTTCAGCCCGAGCCCGACCAGCGCAATCACCTCGCGTTCTCGCTTCGTGAGGCTCAGAATCCTGGCGGCGTCTGGATCGCGCCGACGGAGCCCGACCAGGAGCTCTGCGGTCTTACCCCGTTCCAGCCAGATCTCTCCGGCGTGGACCCGTTCGACCGCCTGGACGAGCGTCTCGGCAGGCTGGTCCTTGCGCACGACGCCAACGGCTCCAAGCTCGAAGGCGCGGTAGTGCATCCTCGCCTCCGTGCTCGCCGTCAACACCAGTAGGCGACTCGCACCAGCCTCGTTCAACTCGCCGATGGTGTGGAGCGGCAGCCTGTCCGAATCGGGATCGAGCAAGACGATATCGGGCCCTGTGCGCGCGGCCAGCGACAGCGCCTCCCCCGTTGCGCTCGCCTCGCCCACGATGATCAGATGCCCGTGGCTGGCAAAGATGTACTTGATGCCGGCCCGC contains:
- a CDS encoding response regulator, with the translated sequence MANALHLESIRIVIAAAHTVVRAGIKYIFASHGHLIIVGEASATGEALSLAARTGPDIVLLDPDSDRLPLHTIGELNEAGASRLLVLTASTEARMHYRAFELGAVGVVRKDQPAETLVQAVERVHAGEIWLERGKTAELLVGLRRRDPDAARILSLTKREREVIALVGLGLKNPAIGERLFISEGTVRNHLTSILGKLELSDRFELAVYAFRHGLVEPETRRSFQPGSAWSGRSSRAVAERG